In a single window of the Prochlorococcus marinus str. AS9601 genome:
- the murJ gene encoding murein biosynthesis integral membrane protein MurJ: protein MHSFLKNNVFSISFGTSLSKLAGCIRQIFIAAAFGVGVTYDAFNYAYIIPGFLLIIIGGINGPLHNAVVAVLTPLNKKNGGIVLTQVSIKLSILLLILAIFIYSNSSLLIDLLAPNLSYETKSIATYQLQILTPCIPLSGFIGLSFGALNSQRKFFLSSISPAITSVTIIFFILFNWIFNQENTSSNFFAYSGLLAFATLTGTLIQFVVQIWEINKIGLLRLESTFNLFKDEERRIFKLIIPASISSGLSQINVFIDMFFASSFQGAASGLAYGNFLIQAPLGILSNSLILPLLPKFSKLRSEKDERSLQKKLITGVEYCFLTAIFLTGFFITFNNQIVQLVFQRGSFDYSATLKVKNILIAYAVGIPFYLYRDLLVRTYYSIEKTNFPFKSSFAGIIFNIIFDWFLIGAPIKNFGNLSPYNFGVVGIILSSVIVNLIVCIFLSFNLRKENIILPNLELLRKISLMSLATFIDSTICFTILQTTNNFNSNLAEFLILIFGTLTFFVIYFLLTKCLKVNKFKVSKKMI from the coding sequence ATGCATTCATTTTTAAAAAATAATGTTTTTTCAATTTCGTTTGGTACCAGTCTAAGTAAATTAGCTGGATGCATAAGACAAATATTTATAGCTGCTGCTTTTGGGGTTGGCGTAACATACGACGCCTTTAATTATGCTTATATAATTCCTGGTTTTTTGCTAATAATCATTGGGGGTATTAATGGTCCATTGCATAACGCAGTAGTTGCAGTTTTAACTCCGCTTAACAAAAAAAATGGAGGGATTGTTTTAACTCAAGTAAGCATAAAACTTTCAATATTATTATTAATCTTAGCGATATTTATTTATTCGAATTCCAGTTTATTAATTGATTTATTGGCCCCGAATTTAAGTTACGAAACTAAATCTATTGCCACTTACCAATTACAAATACTTACACCTTGCATCCCTTTGTCCGGCTTCATAGGTTTAAGCTTTGGCGCCTTAAATTCCCAAAGAAAATTCTTTTTATCAAGCATAAGTCCAGCAATAACAAGCGTAACTATTATTTTTTTTATTTTATTTAATTGGATTTTCAACCAAGAAAATACATCTTCTAATTTTTTTGCTTATTCGGGATTACTCGCATTTGCAACTTTGACAGGAACTTTAATTCAGTTTGTTGTTCAAATTTGGGAAATAAATAAAATTGGTCTATTGAGATTAGAGTCAACCTTCAATTTATTTAAAGATGAAGAGAGGAGAATTTTCAAACTAATTATTCCAGCCTCTATCTCATCAGGTCTAAGTCAAATTAATGTTTTTATCGATATGTTTTTCGCTTCAAGTTTTCAAGGCGCAGCATCTGGACTAGCTTACGGAAACTTTCTTATACAAGCCCCCTTAGGGATATTATCTAACTCCTTGATTCTGCCATTACTTCCAAAATTTTCTAAATTGAGAAGTGAAAAAGACGAAAGAAGTCTCCAAAAAAAATTGATAACTGGGGTAGAGTACTGTTTCTTGACAGCTATTTTTTTAACCGGGTTTTTTATAACATTCAATAATCAAATCGTACAATTAGTTTTTCAAAGAGGATCTTTTGATTATTCAGCAACTTTAAAAGTAAAGAATATATTAATTGCTTATGCAGTTGGCATACCTTTTTATCTTTATAGAGATTTATTAGTAAGAACTTACTATTCAATTGAAAAAACCAACTTCCCTTTTAAGTCTTCATTTGCAGGGATAATATTTAATATTATTTTTGATTGGTTTTTAATTGGTGCCCCAATTAAGAATTTTGGGAATCTTTCTCCTTATAATTTTGGAGTCGTGGGAATAATTTTATCTTCAGTAATAGTAAATCTTATAGTTTGTATTTTTCTTTCTTTCAATTTGCGCAAAGAAAATATCATTTTGCCTAACCTGGAATTATTGAGGAAAATTAGCCTCATGTCATTAGCAACATTTATAGACAGCACAATTTGTTTTACTATTCTCCAAACTACCAATAACTTCAATTCAAATCTCGCGGAATTTTTAATATTAATATTTGGAACTCTAACTTTTTTTGTGATTTATTTTTTACTTACAAAATGCTTGAAAGTAAATAAATTTAAAGTTTCAAAAAAAATGATTTAA
- the sfsA gene encoding DNA/RNA nuclease SfsA, producing the protein MNDRIIDFDPLIEGVLIKRYKRFLADIELESGEVVTAHCANTGPMKGLLSEGAKVRISFSPSPKRKLPFTWEQICVFNAKNEEVWVGINTLFANKLIKKVIEKNLLIEKIGEIETIKSEVPYGKDKKSRIDFFLTPKSSNPDKRNIFIEVKNTTWIKENVALFPDTVTKRGQKHLMELKELIPESKSVLALCITRKDACFFAPGDDADPLYGSLFRESLSAGMITIPCSFEFHKDHVSWRGIKPLK; encoded by the coding sequence ATGAATGATCGGATAATTGATTTTGATCCATTAATAGAAGGGGTTTTAATTAAGAGGTATAAAAGGTTTCTTGCAGATATTGAATTAGAAAGTGGAGAGGTAGTAACTGCTCATTGTGCTAACACTGGCCCAATGAAGGGACTTTTGAGTGAGGGGGCAAAAGTGAGAATAAGTTTTTCCCCTTCTCCAAAAAGAAAATTACCTTTTACTTGGGAACAGATATGTGTTTTTAATGCAAAAAATGAGGAGGTTTGGGTAGGTATTAATACTCTATTTGCAAATAAGTTAATCAAAAAGGTTATTGAGAAAAATCTGCTAATAGAAAAAATAGGTGAAATAGAGACAATTAAATCTGAAGTTCCTTATGGAAAAGATAAAAAAAGCAGAATTGACTTTTTTTTAACCCCAAAATCTTCAAATCCTGATAAACGTAACATTTTCATTGAGGTTAAAAATACGACTTGGATTAAAGAAAATGTAGCTCTATTCCCAGATACAGTCACGAAAAGAGGCCAAAAACATCTTATGGAATTAAAGGAATTAATTCCTGAAAGTAAAAGTGTGTTGGCACTTTGCATAACGAGAAAAGACGCTTGTTTTTTTGCCCCTGGAGATGATGCAGATCCCTTATACGGCAGTCTCTTTAGAGAATCTTTAAGTGCAGGAATGATAACTATCCCATGTTCTTTTGAATTTCATAAAGACCACGTATCATGGAGAGGAATTAAACCTTTGAAATAA
- a CDS encoding ammonium transporter, with product MTTALQTPQRRSRSRLQDASLVNGPMLLLRSIRGFSSNRSMLWLATVPLALFGLGIFNLSAHAADLPELNAAFLANNLWLLIATILVIFMNAGFAMVEAGMCRSKNAVNILAKNLFVFALAVTSYWFIGYSLMYGGSVADGWLYFGGLFFDPTVTADMVTDAGLVPTVDFLFQSAFAGTAATIVSGLVAERVKFGEFVVFAVVLTAFIYPIAGSWKWNGGWLDSLGFVDFAGSSIVHSVGAWAGLVGAMLLGPRIGKYSDGKPQAMPGHNMAIATLGALVLWIGWYGFNPGSQLAMDQWVPYVAVTTTLAAAAGAIGATIVSTLTSGKPDLTMIINGILAGLVSITAGCGDMTLAGAWFAGLVGGIIVVFSVAALDAAEIDDPVGAFSVHGVCGVWGTVVIGLWGTAVQGDGAGMGLFNGGGITLLLVQALGAAAYAIWTLVTCWIAWSVIGGLFGGIRVSEEEETQGLDIGEHGMEAYPDFASAK from the coding sequence ATGACCACTGCTTTGCAAACGCCTCAAAGGCGCTCTAGGTCCAGATTACAAGATGCAAGTCTTGTTAATGGACCTATGCTCCTTTTGAGGAGTATTCGAGGATTTAGTTCAAACCGCTCAATGTTGTGGCTTGCGACAGTTCCTTTAGCTTTGTTTGGTTTAGGTATTTTTAATCTCTCAGCTCACGCAGCTGATTTACCTGAGTTGAATGCAGCTTTTCTTGCTAACAATTTATGGCTTTTGATCGCTACTATTTTAGTGATCTTCATGAACGCTGGTTTCGCTATGGTTGAGGCAGGTATGTGTCGTTCTAAGAACGCAGTAAACATCCTTGCTAAAAACCTATTCGTATTTGCTCTAGCTGTAACCTCTTATTGGTTTATCGGCTACTCATTAATGTACGGAGGTAGTGTTGCTGACGGATGGCTTTATTTTGGTGGCTTATTTTTTGATCCAACAGTTACTGCAGATATGGTAACTGATGCTGGATTAGTCCCAACAGTTGATTTCTTGTTCCAGTCTGCATTCGCAGGAACTGCGGCAACTATCGTATCCGGTCTTGTTGCTGAAAGAGTTAAATTTGGAGAATTTGTTGTTTTTGCTGTTGTATTAACTGCATTTATATATCCAATTGCTGGTAGCTGGAAATGGAATGGTGGTTGGCTTGATTCTTTGGGTTTTGTAGACTTTGCCGGTTCTTCAATTGTTCACTCAGTTGGAGCATGGGCTGGTCTTGTAGGAGCTATGCTTCTTGGACCAAGAATTGGCAAATACTCTGATGGAAAACCACAGGCTATGCCAGGACACAATATGGCTATAGCTACTCTAGGTGCATTAGTTCTATGGATAGGTTGGTATGGTTTTAACCCCGGTTCTCAACTTGCTATGGATCAATGGGTTCCATATGTTGCTGTAACAACTACTTTGGCAGCAGCAGCTGGTGCTATTGGTGCAACTATTGTTTCAACATTAACTTCTGGTAAGCCTGATCTTACAATGATAATTAACGGAATCCTTGCTGGTTTGGTTAGTATCACTGCTGGTTGTGGTGATATGACTCTTGCTGGAGCCTGGTTCGCAGGACTAGTGGGAGGAATAATCGTTGTATTTTCTGTTGCAGCACTTGATGCCGCTGAGATTGATGATCCTGTAGGCGCATTCTCTGTTCACGGAGTTTGTGGTGTATGGGGTACTGTTGTTATCGGTCTTTGGGGTACAGCTGTACAAGGTGACGGAGCAGGTATGGGATTGTTCAATGGCGGAGGTATTACCCTTCTTCTAGTTCAAGCTCTTGGTGCCGCAGCTTATGCTATTTGGACACTAGTTACTTGCTGGATTGCCTGGTCTGTAATTGGAGGATTATTCGGAGGAATCCGTGTATCTGAAGAGGAAGAGACTCAAGGTTTAGATATAGGAGAGCATGGAATGGAAGCATATCCAGACTTTGCATCTGCTAAATAA
- a CDS encoding 4-hydroxy-3-methylbut-2-enyl diphosphate reductase, which yields MDTQAFRRSLHHSDRYNRRGFDSPTKRAQALEEAYQSDLISSIRDNGFTYTKGRLNIKLAQAFGFCWGVERAVAMAYETRRHYPNENIWITNEIIHNPSVNDHLRKMNVKFISAKNGIKDFSLVSNGDVVILPAFGATVQEMKLLHEKGCHIIDTTCPWVSKVWHTVEKHKKHVFTSIIHGKFKHEETLATSSFAGKYLVVLDLEEANYVSEYILGKGNRNEFMNKFSKAFSNGFDPDKDLDRVGVANQTTMLKSETEEIGKVFERTMLKKFGPENLNSHFLAFNTICDATEERQDAMFSLVDEDLDILVVIGGFNSSNTTHLQEIAITKNISSFHIDTPERISVKENSIFHKPLGSELELKKNFLPSGKINVGITSGASTPDKVVADVIEKLIDIAS from the coding sequence ATGGATACTCAAGCTTTTAGAAGATCTCTTCATCATTCTGATAGATACAATAGAAGGGGTTTCGATTCTCCAACAAAAAGAGCTCAAGCGTTAGAAGAAGCTTACCAAAGTGATTTGATAAGTTCTATCAGAGATAATGGTTTTACTTATACTAAAGGCAGACTAAATATAAAGTTGGCCCAAGCCTTCGGTTTCTGTTGGGGAGTTGAAAGAGCTGTAGCAATGGCTTATGAAACCAGAAGACATTACCCTAATGAGAATATTTGGATAACAAACGAAATAATTCATAATCCCTCGGTTAATGATCATTTAAGAAAAATGAATGTGAAATTCATTTCAGCTAAAAATGGAATCAAAGATTTTTCTTTAGTTTCTAATGGAGATGTTGTTATACTTCCTGCTTTTGGAGCGACTGTTCAAGAAATGAAACTCTTACATGAGAAAGGTTGTCATATTATTGATACAACATGTCCATGGGTTTCTAAGGTTTGGCATACGGTTGAAAAACATAAAAAACATGTTTTCACATCTATAATTCATGGAAAATTTAAGCATGAAGAGACTCTTGCTACAAGTTCATTTGCAGGTAAATATTTAGTTGTACTTGATCTAGAAGAAGCAAACTACGTATCTGAATACATTCTGGGGAAAGGAAATAGAAATGAGTTTATGAATAAATTCTCTAAAGCTTTTTCTAATGGATTTGATCCTGATAAAGATTTAGATAGAGTGGGTGTTGCAAATCAGACAACTATGCTTAAGAGCGAGACTGAGGAAATTGGTAAGGTCTTTGAAAGGACGATGTTAAAAAAATTTGGGCCAGAAAACTTAAATAGTCACTTCTTAGCTTTTAATACTATTTGTGATGCAACTGAAGAAAGACAAGATGCAATGTTCTCTTTGGTTGATGAAGACCTTGATATTTTAGTAGTTATTGGAGGCTTCAATTCTTCCAATACTACTCACTTACAGGAAATAGCAATTACTAAAAATATTTCTTCTTTTCATATTGATACGCCTGAGAGAATATCAGTTAAAGAAAACTCAATATTTCACAAGCCATTAGGATCAGAATTAGAACTTAAAAAAAATTTTCTACCTAGTGGAAAAATTAATGTTGGAATTACCTCAGGTGCTTCCACTCCTGATAAGGTCGTGGCAGATGTTATTGAAAAGTTAATTGATATTGCTTCCTGA
- a CDS encoding DoxX family protein has translation MEDKAQTNQVQAASINRAKAPQKVEVVVANSSSGSEVNILGELSIFVLRIGFCALMIHHGLEKLQDPQGFAEFVVGKYFPFLPGDPVIWTFGAAITQLVCPIGLALGIFARLSSLGLLSTMAFAVYFHLLDTGLEGFPLAVVEGHNYAFELSFIYGAISLYFLCAGPGRLSLFRKTNKITYYPKST, from the coding sequence ATGGAAGACAAAGCACAAACTAATCAGGTTCAAGCTGCAAGTATAAATAGAGCTAAAGCGCCGCAAAAAGTTGAAGTTGTAGTTGCAAATTCATCTTCAGGGTCAGAAGTAAATATCCTTGGAGAACTATCGATTTTTGTTTTAAGAATAGGTTTTTGTGCTTTGATGATTCATCATGGCCTAGAAAAACTTCAGGATCCACAAGGATTTGCTGAGTTTGTAGTTGGTAAGTACTTCCCATTTTTGCCAGGAGATCCTGTTATTTGGACTTTTGGAGCAGCAATTACTCAATTAGTATGTCCAATAGGATTAGCTTTAGGAATTTTTGCTAGGCTTTCTTCACTTGGTCTACTCTCCACTATGGCATTTGCTGTTTATTTTCATCTCCTAGATACTGGACTAGAAGGTTTTCCTTTGGCAGTGGTTGAAGGTCATAATTATGCTTTCGAATTATCTTTTATATACGGGGCTATTTCCCTCTACTTTCTATGTGCAGGTCCAGGCAGGCTATCTTTATTTAGAAAAACTAACAAGATTACATATTATCCAAAATCAACATAA
- the purH gene encoding bifunctional phosphoribosylaminoimidazolecarboxamide formyltransferase/IMP cyclohydrolase — protein MSPLALVSVSDKKNIIPFCKELVEHFNYKILSSGGTAKHLIEAKIPVIKVADFTNSPEILGGRVKTLHPKIHGGILAIRTDEEHKKDIEANNLELIDLVVVNLYPFKKTVDGGAKWEDAIENIDIGGPSMIRSAAKNHKDVSVLVDSSQYQSFLEESKKGELKDSYKAKLALEAFQHTADYDTAISNWIRKERDLQSSKYIESYPLIKTLRYGENPHQKAFWYGLSNIGWNSAEQLQGKDLSYNNLLDLESALSTVLEFGYTEKDELATDMVASVILKHNNPCGASMSNSASKAFLNALECDSVSAFGGIVAFNSNVDSETAIHLKDIFLECVVAPSFDEEALEILKVKKNLRILKISKDQLPQKNQNSTKSIMGGLLVQDTDDSEEKTENWISVTNKNPSNQINLDLNFAWKICKHVKSNAIVIAKDQKTIGIGAGQMNRVGAAKIALKAAGRLCSDAVLASDGFFPFADTVEIANEYGIKAIIQPGGSLRDQESIDMCNSKGISMVFTQKRHFLH, from the coding sequence ATGTCTCCATTAGCTTTAGTAAGTGTCTCTGATAAAAAAAATATAATCCCATTTTGCAAGGAATTGGTAGAGCATTTCAATTATAAAATTCTATCAAGTGGAGGAACTGCCAAACATCTTATAGAGGCAAAAATTCCAGTTATTAAAGTTGCTGATTTTACTAATTCTCCGGAAATTCTTGGAGGAAGAGTTAAAACTTTACATCCAAAAATACACGGGGGAATATTAGCTATAAGAACTGATGAGGAACACAAAAAAGATATAGAAGCTAACAATCTTGAGTTAATTGATTTGGTAGTTGTCAATTTATATCCTTTTAAAAAAACTGTAGATGGGGGAGCTAAATGGGAAGATGCTATTGAAAATATCGATATCGGAGGGCCATCTATGATTCGTTCTGCAGCTAAAAATCATAAAGATGTTTCCGTTTTAGTAGATTCTAGTCAGTATCAAAGTTTTCTTGAAGAAAGTAAAAAAGGTGAATTGAAAGACTCATATAAAGCAAAATTAGCCCTTGAAGCTTTTCAACATACAGCAGATTATGACACTGCAATATCTAATTGGATAAGAAAAGAAAGAGATTTACAATCTTCTAAATATATTGAATCTTATCCACTAATCAAAACCTTAAGATATGGAGAGAATCCACATCAAAAAGCTTTTTGGTATGGTTTAAGTAACATTGGATGGAACTCAGCAGAGCAATTACAAGGAAAAGACTTAAGTTATAACAATCTATTAGATCTAGAGTCGGCACTTTCAACAGTTTTAGAATTTGGCTACACAGAAAAAGATGAACTTGCAACCGATATGGTTGCCTCTGTTATTTTAAAACACAATAATCCTTGTGGTGCCTCTATGAGTAATTCAGCTTCTAAAGCATTTTTGAATGCTTTAGAATGCGACTCTGTAAGTGCATTTGGAGGAATAGTTGCTTTTAATTCAAATGTTGATAGTGAGACAGCAATTCACCTCAAAGATATTTTCTTAGAGTGTGTCGTCGCTCCATCTTTTGATGAAGAAGCTTTAGAAATTTTAAAAGTTAAAAAGAATTTAAGAATCTTAAAGATTTCAAAAGATCAACTTCCACAAAAGAATCAAAATTCTACTAAATCAATAATGGGAGGATTACTAGTTCAAGATACTGACGATAGTGAAGAAAAAACTGAAAATTGGATTTCAGTAACTAATAAAAATCCAAGTAATCAAATTAACTTAGATCTAAATTTTGCATGGAAAATTTGTAAACATGTTAAATCTAATGCAATTGTTATTGCAAAAGACCAAAAAACTATTGGTATTGGAGCTGGGCAAATGAACAGAGTTGGAGCAGCAAAAATTGCATTAAAAGCAGCTGGAAGGTTATGTTCTGATGCTGTCTTGGCTAGCGATGGGTTTTTCCCATTTGCAGATACTGTAGAAATAGCAAATGAATATGGAATAAAAGCTATTATTCAACCTGGAGGAAGTCTAAGAGACCAAGAAAGTATTGATATGTGTAATTCAAAAGGAATCTCAATGGTATTTACGCAAAAAAGACATTTTTTACATTAA
- a CDS encoding alpha/beta hydrolase — MKYAINHEFVSISSQTATHRIILMHGWGADSDDLLIFGKEMNEKINLDFEVISLRAPGIHPSGQGRQWYGLYPHDWNGAEVEVNKLLVTLKKFDTDQIPLRKTILLGFSQGAAMAIDVGFKLNFGLIVACSGYPHPNWAPGEKFSPLIISHGLFDDVVPIDASRTIYEKVKSKSSKFCELLEFDGFHQIDSNLINFISSNISNIF, encoded by the coding sequence ATGAAATATGCCATCAATCATGAATTTGTCTCGATTAGCTCTCAAACTGCAACTCATAGAATTATTTTGATGCATGGTTGGGGAGCTGACTCAGATGACCTTTTAATATTTGGAAAGGAGATGAATGAAAAAATAAATCTTGATTTTGAGGTAATTTCTTTGAGAGCTCCTGGAATACACCCAAGCGGTCAGGGAAGGCAGTGGTATGGATTATACCCACATGATTGGAATGGAGCTGAGGTTGAAGTAAATAAACTTTTAGTAACATTAAAAAAATTTGATACTGATCAGATTCCACTTAGAAAAACGATTTTGTTGGGGTTCTCTCAGGGGGCGGCAATGGCAATTGATGTGGGATTTAAGTTGAATTTTGGATTAATTGTTGCTTGTAGTGGTTATCCTCACCCTAACTGGGCCCCAGGAGAAAAATTCTCGCCATTAATTATTAGTCATGGTTTATTCGATGATGTTGTGCCTATAGATGCTTCTAGGACTATTTATGAAAAGGTAAAGAGTAAGTCTTCTAAATTTTGTGAATTATTAGAATTCGATGGATTTCATCAAATTGATTCAAATTTAATTAATTTTATAAGTTCAAATATAAGTAATATTTTTTAA
- a CDS encoding DUF3155 domain-containing protein, translating into MSKKRKRISRRRLAGQRVMAHVPIYHIETGKHKPVTAARRFIAENGLSAPSVFNVRRNEHTTDRFFWGEKGLFSAQYAEENHFLFPSLKVVVEGIGEEKIFEGLELTADDWEEIEEYEYAFV; encoded by the coding sequence ATGTCAAAAAAAAGAAAAAGAATCAGTAGAAGAAGATTGGCTGGCCAAAGAGTAATGGCACATGTACCTATTTATCATATCGAAACTGGCAAACATAAACCAGTTACAGCAGCAAGAAGATTCATAGCTGAAAATGGTCTCTCTGCGCCCTCAGTTTTCAATGTCAGAAGAAATGAACACACCACCGATAGATTTTTTTGGGGTGAAAAAGGTTTATTTAGCGCCCAATATGCTGAAGAAAATCATTTTCTATTTCCATCACTAAAAGTTGTAGTTGAAGGAATTGGTGAAGAAAAAATATTTGAGGGTCTTGAACTTACTGCAGATGATTGGGAAGAGATTGAAGAATATGAATATGCTTTTGTTTAA
- a CDS encoding sensor histidine kinase, with product MNLSKKFEELIQKQLESFGCSMGVTNLVMYLAAAKQGTKASFEMIGQWPKIDKLLKSIEDDPSLKVSSPNRRWYPLQENDILLGVLRVETDLKEGNWPVSLDSRLKALSISLAKCVSIELECQNKNEEVNYLKNQVNVIVHQIRNPLAAIRTYAKLLIKRLGSDDDSIEIVERMIIEQKQINQYMDSFAQLNSPIQLPLEIGEERLLLPPNLDNKKVITVQSLLRPILERGKANADLENRDWTEPYLWPDWTLSPLKAKYAVIAEIVANLLENAFKYAQQDAEIGIAITSNGLCIFDDGKKITKNENEKIFEKGFRGSAAKKKDGTGVGLFLARKLAKQIGGDLRLLENNSVDNTAKSKNLKKKNIFYLELPIKELHA from the coding sequence ATGAATCTTTCAAAAAAATTTGAAGAACTTATTCAAAAACAACTAGAGAGTTTTGGTTGCTCAATGGGCGTAACTAATTTAGTTATGTATCTCGCTGCAGCCAAGCAAGGGACTAAAGCATCTTTTGAAATGATTGGTCAATGGCCAAAAATTGATAAGCTACTTAAATCAATAGAAGATGATCCTTCACTAAAAGTGTCATCGCCTAATAGAAGATGGTACCCACTTCAAGAAAACGATATTCTACTTGGTGTCCTTAGAGTCGAAACTGATTTGAAAGAGGGTAATTGGCCGGTATCTCTTGATTCTAGATTAAAAGCGCTTTCAATATCTTTAGCTAAATGCGTCTCTATCGAATTAGAATGTCAAAATAAAAATGAAGAAGTCAATTATTTAAAAAATCAGGTCAATGTCATAGTCCATCAAATAAGAAATCCATTGGCTGCTATTAGGACATATGCGAAATTACTAATAAAAAGACTTGGTTCAGATGATGACTCTATTGAAATAGTCGAACGCATGATAATAGAGCAAAAACAAATTAATCAATATATGGATTCTTTTGCGCAATTAAATTCACCTATTCAACTTCCCTTAGAAATTGGAGAGGAAAGATTGTTACTACCGCCAAATTTAGATAATAAAAAGGTAATAACTGTTCAGAGTTTATTGAGGCCAATATTAGAAAGGGGTAAAGCTAATGCGGACTTAGAGAATAGAGATTGGACTGAACCTTATCTTTGGCCAGATTGGACTTTGTCGCCACTAAAGGCAAAATATGCTGTAATTGCTGAAATTGTGGCAAATCTATTAGAAAATGCGTTTAAATATGCCCAACAAGATGCTGAAATTGGAATCGCCATCACGAGTAATGGACTTTGTATCTTTGATGATGGTAAAAAAATAACTAAGAATGAAAACGAGAAAATTTTTGAAAAAGGATTTAGAGGATCTGCCGCTAAAAAGAAGGATGGTACTGGTGTGGGACTTTTTTTGGCGAGGAAACTAGCAAAACAAATTGGAGGAGATTTGAGATTGCTGGAAAATAACTCGGTTGATAATACTGCGAAATCAAAAAATCTTAAGAAGAAAAATATTTTCTATTTAGAACTACCTATAAAAGAATTGCATGCATAA
- a CDS encoding adenosylcobinamide-GDP ribazoletransferase, whose protein sequence is MAGSWIFYTTFPKIPLINPEFKNIAQFAPPLGFLIGTIQSYIFLFFATNSWSIYASALICLASGYLITGGLHIDGLMDTFDGIFAGKKKRLKAMKDSKVGSFGVQALIFITLIQIACILKIQSLIIFVLPICLFWGRFSNLFFIEKFKYMSYKKKSISHKKFWNGFKKESLISIIFLLIFISYQLVSITSQTILIKFLILILIGIFLSYSIPNILGNKIGGFNGDACGASVVLVETAMLFMHAILL, encoded by the coding sequence TTGGCAGGATCTTGGATTTTCTATACAACATTTCCAAAGATACCTTTAATTAATCCCGAATTTAAAAATATTGCACAATTTGCCCCGCCTTTAGGATTTTTGATTGGAACAATACAGAGTTATATTTTTCTTTTTTTTGCAACAAACTCTTGGTCAATTTATGCATCTGCATTAATTTGTTTAGCTTCAGGATATTTAATTACTGGTGGTCTACACATTGATGGTTTGATGGATACTTTCGATGGTATTTTTGCGGGTAAAAAGAAACGCTTAAAAGCCATGAAAGACAGTAAAGTTGGTTCCTTTGGCGTACAAGCTTTAATTTTTATAACTCTAATTCAAATTGCTTGCATACTGAAAATTCAAAGCCTAATAATTTTTGTTTTACCTATATGCTTATTTTGGGGAAGATTTTCAAATTTATTTTTTATAGAAAAGTTTAAATATATGAGTTATAAGAAAAAATCTATTAGTCACAAAAAGTTTTGGAATGGATTTAAAAAAGAATCTTTGATCTCAATTATTTTTCTTTTAATTTTCATTTCATACCAATTAGTTTCAATTACATCCCAAACAATATTAATTAAATTTTTAATTCTTATTTTGATTGGTATCTTTCTAAGCTATTCTATCCCAAACATACTGGGTAATAAAATTGGAGGCTTCAACGGAGATGCCTGCGGCGCAAGTGTTGTACTAGTTGAAACTGCAATGTTGTTTATGCATGCAATTCTTTTATAG